The Alistipes finegoldii DSM 17242 DNA segment TGGAGGTGGTCGTGCCCCTGCCGCTGCACCCCGTCAAGCGGTGCAGGAGGGGGTATAACCAGTCGGAGTACATCGCCGAGGGGATCGCCTCGCAGCTGGGAGCGGAGGTAGACCGCCGGAGCGTCCGCCGCAAGCGCAATACGGAGAGTCAGGCCCTCAAGCCGCGGCGCGAGCGCGCCCGGAACGTGGACGAGGCTTTCGCGGTGCGCCGTCCCGAACGGCTCGAAGGGCGGCATGTACTGCTGGTGGACGACGTCTTCACGACGGGCAGCACGATGCTTTCGTGCGCCGGGGAGATGCTGCGCGCCGCACCCGGATGCCGGATCAGCATCGCGGCGCTCGCCGTCTCGCGGCGGGAGCTGGGGGTGAGGGAGTGATCGGAAATTAAAAATTCTTTTTCAACAGGCGTTATCCCCTGCTGCGGGGACTGTTTGCGGGAGAATCGTGTCATCAACATGATTTTCGATAACAACTTTGCCGCGGCCGTTTTGTTTTCTCCGCCCGAATCGCTATTTTTGGGCTCTGAACGAAAGGATAAATCATGGCTAAAGATTATAACCCCTCCCAGCGCAACAGGGAGGCATTCGAGGCGCTGACCGACACCGCCGGCAACGTGCCCCCGCAGGCGGTCGAACTGGAGGAAGCCGTGCTCGGCGCGCTGATGCTGGAAAAGGACAGCATTATCGCCGTGCAGGAGTACGTCACGCCCGACGCTTTTTACACCGAGGAGCACCGCACGATCTACCGCGCCATCGAGGAGCTTTCGATGGAGCTCAAACCGATCGACCTCTATACCGTCACCGAGCGGCTCAAGGCCAAGAAGGAGCTGAAGAAGGTGGGCGGCGCGTCGTATCTGGCGCAGCTGACGCAGAAGGTCGGCTCGGCCGCAAACGTCGAATTTCACGCCAAGATCATCGCCCAGAAGTACGTGCAGCGCGAGCTGATCCGCTCGGCGACCGAGATTCAGAAGCGGTCGTACGACGAATCGACCGACGTGACGGAGCTGATCGGATATGCCGAGGGCGAGATATTCAAGGTGGCCGAAGGACACGTCAAGCGGTCGGTGCAGGCGTCGAAGGATATTCTGGCCCGCGCGCTGATGCAGATCGAGGAGGCGTCGAAGAATACGAGCGCCTTCAACGGCGTGCCGTCGGGCTTTATGGCCATCGACCGCGTGACGCTGGGCTGGCAGCTCTCGGACCTGATCATCATCGCAGCACGCCCTTCGATGGGCAAGACGGCGTTCGTGCTCTCGATGGCCCGCAACATGGCGGTCGATCACGAGCAGGGCGTGGCGTTCTTCTCGCTCGAAATGTCCGCCGTACAGCTGATGATGCGTTTGATTATCGCTGAGACGGGACTGAGCGGAAACGACGTCAAGTCGGGCCGTCTGACGCCCGAACAGTGGCGGCATCTGGAATCGGCGACCAAGCCGCTGGGCAGTGCGCCGCTCTATATCGACGACACGCCGGCGCTTTCGGTCTTCGAATTCCGCTCGAAGGCCCGCCGTCTGAAGATACATCACGACATCAAGATCATCATCATCGACTACCTGCAGCTGATGACCGGCAATCAGGATTCGAAAGGAAACCGCGAGCAGGAGGTGGCCTTTATTTCGCGTACGCTCAAGGCGATCGCCAAGGAGCTGAACGTGCCGATGATCGCGCTGTCGCAGCTGAGCCGCGCCACCGAAATGCGCGGCGGCTCGAAGCGTCCCCAGCTCTCGGACCTCCGCGAGTCGGGCGCCATCGAGCAGGACGCCGACATCGTGGCCTTCATCCACCGTCCGGAGTATTACGGCATCAATCAGGACGAGAACGGCATGCCGACGGCGGGTATGGCCGAGATCATCCTCGCCAAGCACCGTAACGGCGCCGTGTGCGACGTCAACCTGCGCTTCCTCAAGGAGCAGGCGCGTTTCGCCGACGTGGATGACACGATGCTGCCGCCGTCGCAGGCGGCTGACAGCCAGCAGGCCTACGACGACTATGCCAGCGGTTCGAACGCCGTGCCGGGAGCCGGAATCGGCGGCGGACTGGGCGCGGGAATCGGCGGCGGGGAGTTCGACCCCAATCCGCCCGCGCTGAACGACGAGGCGCCGTTTTAGAAGGGGCGCCGTTTTGGAGGGATGCTGCGGCCGGAGCGGAAGGTGCGGCCGATATGGTCGGAGAAGTCGGTGCGGCTGAGGCGGTCGGTGCAGGCGATGCAGGCAGTGCGGTCAGTGCGGCCGACTGTGGAAGAGGCAGGTAACAGAATGGTTAATTGATAATATTTTTCTGATAGATGTTTGTCCGGACCTATGCAGGAGCGATCGTGGGGATCGATGCCGCGGCGGTGACCGTCGAGGTCAATATCGCCGGCGGCGGACTGGGAATGTACCTCGTGGGGCTGCCGGACAGCGCCGTGAAGGAGAGCGAGCAGCGCATACGTGCGGCGTTCGAGAACTCCGGGGAGCGGATGTCGGGCCGCAAGGTGGTCGTGAGTCTGGCTCCGGCCGACCTGCGCAAGGAGGGCGCGTCGTTCGACCTGCCGATCGCCGTCGGGATTCTCGCGGCGATGTCGCGGGTGAATGCCGAAACGCTTGCCGGGACGATGTTCGCCGGGGAGCTGTCGCTGGACGGGACGCTGAAACCCGTGCGGGGCGTGCTGCCGATGGCGGTGCGCGCGCGGGAAGAGGGATTGCGGCGGCTGGTGCTGCCGGCGGCGAATGCCGCGGAGGCGGCCGTGGTCGAAGGCGTCGAGGTGATCGGGGCCGGAAGCCTGAAGGAGGTGATCGGACTGCTGAACGGCGAACGGGAGATGACGCCGGCGGTGCCTGCGGACGGGGAGCCGTTCGGGGCGGAGGCGGGCCGTTATGAAGAGGATTTTGCCGATGTGAAGGGCCAGACGCATGTGAAGCGTGCGCTGGAGATAGCCGCCGCGGGCGGTCACAACGTGCTGATGATCGGGGCGCCGGGTTCGGGCAAGACGATGCTGGCCCGCAGGATGCCGACCATCCTGCCGCCGCTGTCGCGCGAAGAGGCGCTGGAGACCACCAAGATACACTCCGTGGCCGGGAATATGGCGGCGGGCGGCCTGCTGGCGCGGCGGCCTTTCAGGGCGCCGCACCATACGATTTCGCAGGCGGCGCTGATCGGCGGGGGACAGTCGCCGCGGCCCGGCGAGGTGTCGCTGGCCCACAACGGGGTGCTGTTTCTCGACGAGCTGCCCGAATTCGGGCGCAGCGTGCTGGAGGTGCTGCGGCAGCCGCTGGAGGAGAAGAGGGTGACCGTCTCGCGGGCGAAATACAGTGTGGAATATCCCGCCAACTTTACGCTGGTGGCGGCGATGAACCCCTGTCCGTGCGGCTATTACAACCATCCGGCGAAGGAGTGCGTATGTTCGCCGGGGGCGGTGCACCGCTATATGAGCCGGATTTCGGGACCGCTGATGGACCGGATCGACCTGCATGTGGAGGTGACGCCCGTGCCGGCGGCCGAACTTTCGGCGGCGGCGCCCGGCGAGCCGAGCGCCGCGGTCCGCGAGCGGGTCGTGCGGGCGCGGGAGGTGCAGGCGGCGCGTTTCGCGGGGACGGAGGGCGTGCATACCAACGCCATGATGAACGTGGCGATGCTGCGCGAATACTGTCGGCCGGACGCCGCTTCGGCGGCGCTGCTGGAGCGGGCCATGGAGCGGCTGTCGCTCTCGGCGCGGGCTTACGACCGCATTCTGAAAGTGGCCCGCACGATCGCCGATCTGGCGGGGCGCGAAACCATAGCGGCGGCCGATGTGGCCGAAGCGATCAACTACCGCTCGCTGGACCGGGGAAACTGGGGGCGGTAAAAGGAGGACGAAAGGGCGGCGAACGGAAAGAATTCGTAATTTTGCAGGCGGCTTGCCTTGGAATGTTGTCCGGGGCGGAAGTCTGCACCCCGGTTTTCAGATCGCCGGGTTTCCGGATCGCCGGGTTTCCGGACCGCCGGGTTTCCGGACCGCCGGGGACGGCCCTCGGATTAGCGGGCTGCCGGGTTAGCAGGCTGTCGGGGCTTCGGGCCGGGCCGCCGGGGCGGTGCCGCGGTCGGGCCTTTGAGTTGTCGGGATCTTCGGGCTTTCGGGTTGACGGGCCGTCGGATCTTCGGACAGTCGGAGGCGGGTTGAAAGATATTGATTGTAAGTAAAAAAGATAAAATAGCATGACAAGGAAAATCATCCTTTCGGGCGGCGGAACGGGCGGACATATCTATCCGGCCGTGGCT contains these protein-coding regions:
- a CDS encoding ComF family protein, with the protein product MSILSDLLRDVAALFFPPRCPVCGVPLAQGERTVCTLCRTTAPLTGFWLEADNPLLAKCRDMLPVERASGFLYYIHGSGWRELIRGFKYRGAWRTARAMGEWYGRCLKESGLYDGVEVVVPLPLHPVKRCRRGYNQSEYIAEGIASQLGAEVDRRSVRRKRNTESQALKPRRERARNVDEAFAVRRPERLEGRHVLLVDDVFTTGSTMLSCAGEMLRAAPGCRISIAALAVSRRELGVRE
- the dnaB gene encoding replicative DNA helicase translates to MAKDYNPSQRNREAFEALTDTAGNVPPQAVELEEAVLGALMLEKDSIIAVQEYVTPDAFYTEEHRTIYRAIEELSMELKPIDLYTVTERLKAKKELKKVGGASYLAQLTQKVGSAANVEFHAKIIAQKYVQRELIRSATEIQKRSYDESTDVTELIGYAEGEIFKVAEGHVKRSVQASKDILARALMQIEEASKNTSAFNGVPSGFMAIDRVTLGWQLSDLIIIAARPSMGKTAFVLSMARNMAVDHEQGVAFFSLEMSAVQLMMRLIIAETGLSGNDVKSGRLTPEQWRHLESATKPLGSAPLYIDDTPALSVFEFRSKARRLKIHHDIKIIIIDYLQLMTGNQDSKGNREQEVAFISRTLKAIAKELNVPMIALSQLSRATEMRGGSKRPQLSDLRESGAIEQDADIVAFIHRPEYYGINQDENGMPTAGMAEIILAKHRNGAVCDVNLRFLKEQARFADVDDTMLPPSQAADSQQAYDDYASGSNAVPGAGIGGGLGAGIGGGEFDPNPPALNDEAPF
- a CDS encoding YifB family Mg chelatase-like AAA ATPase, whose translation is MFVRTYAGAIVGIDAAAVTVEVNIAGGGLGMYLVGLPDSAVKESEQRIRAAFENSGERMSGRKVVVSLAPADLRKEGASFDLPIAVGILAAMSRVNAETLAGTMFAGELSLDGTLKPVRGVLPMAVRAREEGLRRLVLPAANAAEAAVVEGVEVIGAGSLKEVIGLLNGEREMTPAVPADGEPFGAEAGRYEEDFADVKGQTHVKRALEIAAAGGHNVLMIGAPGSGKTMLARRMPTILPPLSREEALETTKIHSVAGNMAAGGLLARRPFRAPHHTISQAALIGGGQSPRPGEVSLAHNGVLFLDELPEFGRSVLEVLRQPLEEKRVTVSRAKYSVEYPANFTLVAAMNPCPCGYYNHPAKECVCSPGAVHRYMSRISGPLMDRIDLHVEVTPVPAAELSAAAPGEPSAAVRERVVRAREVQAARFAGTEGVHTNAMMNVAMLREYCRPDAASAALLERAMERLSLSARAYDRILKVARTIADLAGRETIAAADVAEAINYRSLDRGNWGR